A window of Phycobacter azelaicus contains these coding sequences:
- a CDS encoding DUF1810 domain-containing protein, with product MSDDYDIDGDFEDDFEEELEMFVEAQDTVWSDVRSELSAGKKTSHWMWFVFPQLAELGKSHMAQLYGIEDLAEAKAYLGHEVLGPRLAEVAGLMLSHQGQDAAEILGKVDAKKLRSSMTLFAAVPDAPDAFKQVIDAFYGGTPCPLTIEALANT from the coding sequence GTGAGCGACGATTACGACATAGACGGCGACTTCGAGGACGATTTCGAAGAAGAGCTGGAGATGTTCGTCGAAGCCCAGGACACGGTCTGGTCCGATGTCCGGAGCGAGCTTTCTGCGGGTAAAAAGACGAGCCACTGGATGTGGTTCGTCTTCCCGCAACTGGCCGAGCTTGGCAAATCTCACATGGCGCAGCTATACGGGATTGAAGACCTGGCCGAGGCCAAAGCCTACCTCGGTCACGAGGTTCTGGGTCCGCGCTTGGCAGAGGTCGCCGGGCTTATGCTGTCCCATCAGGGGCAGGACGCGGCTGAGATCCTTGGCAAGGTGGACGCCAAGAAACTGCGCTCTTCCATGACGCTATTTGCCGCCGTGCCGGATGCGCCCGATGCGTTCAAGCAGGTGATCGACGCCTTTTACGGCGGCACCCCCTGCCCGCTCACGATTGAAGCACTGGCAAACACCTGA
- a CDS encoding argininosuccinate synthase: MSAPKKVVLAYSGGLDTSIILKWLQTEYGCEVVTFTADLGQGEELEPARKKAEMLGIKPENIYIEDVREEFVKDFVFPMFRANALYEGEYLLGTSIARPLISKRLVEIAAETGADAVAHGATGKGNDQVRFELAAYALNPDIKVIAPWREWDLTSRTRLLEFAEKNQIPIAKDKRGEAPFSVDANLLHTSSEGKVLEDPAEQAPDYVYQRTVSPEDAPDTPEVITIGFEQGDAVSINGEAMSPATILTALNEYGRKHGIGRLDFVENRFVGMKSRGIYETPGGTILLAAHRGIEQITLDSGAGHLKDSIMPRYAELIYNGFWYSPEREMLQALIDKSQEHVTGTVTLKLYKGSAFVVARDSEHSLYSEAHVTFEEDAGAYNQEDAAGFIQLNALRLKLLAARERRLKK; this comes from the coding sequence ATGTCCGCGCCCAAGAAAGTTGTGCTGGCCTACTCTGGCGGCCTTGATACGTCGATCATCCTGAAATGGCTGCAGACCGAATATGGCTGCGAGGTGGTGACCTTTACCGCCGATCTGGGCCAGGGCGAAGAGCTGGAGCCTGCCCGCAAGAAGGCCGAGATGCTGGGCATCAAGCCGGAAAACATCTACATCGAAGACGTGCGCGAAGAGTTCGTGAAGGACTTCGTCTTCCCGATGTTCCGCGCCAATGCGCTTTATGAAGGCGAGTACCTGCTGGGCACCTCGATCGCGCGCCCGCTGATCTCCAAACGTCTAGTGGAAATCGCCGCCGAAACCGGCGCCGATGCTGTCGCCCATGGCGCCACCGGCAAGGGCAACGACCAGGTGCGCTTCGAACTCGCGGCTTACGCGCTGAACCCCGACATCAAGGTGATCGCGCCCTGGCGGGAATGGGACCTCACCTCGCGCACGCGCCTCTTGGAGTTTGCCGAAAAGAACCAGATCCCGATTGCCAAGGACAAGCGCGGCGAGGCGCCCTTCTCGGTCGATGCGAACCTGCTGCACACCTCCTCCGAAGGCAAGGTGCTGGAAGATCCCGCCGAGCAGGCACCGGATTACGTCTACCAGCGCACCGTCAGCCCCGAGGACGCGCCGGATACACCCGAAGTGATCACTATCGGTTTCGAGCAGGGCGATGCAGTCTCGATCAACGGCGAGGCGATGAGCCCGGCCACCATCCTGACCGCGCTGAACGAATACGGCCGCAAGCACGGTATTGGCCGCCTCGACTTCGTGGAAAATCGCTTTGTCGGCATGAAATCCCGCGGCATCTATGAAACCCCCGGCGGCACCATCCTGCTGGCCGCGCACCGCGGCATCGAGCAGATCACCCTGGACAGCGGCGCAGGTCACCTGAAGGATTCGATCATGCCCCGCTATGCCGAGCTGATCTACAACGGCTTCTGGTACAGCCCCGAGCGTGAAATGTTGCAGGCCCTGATCGACAAGAGCCAGGAGCATGTCACCGGCACCGTGACTCTGAAGCTTTACAAAGGGTCGGCCTTTGTTGTGGCACGCGACTCTGAACACTCGCTCTATTCCGAGGCCCATGTGACCTTTGAAGAGGACGCCGGCGCCTACAACCAGGAAGATGCCGCAGGCTTTATCCAGCTCAACGCCCTGCGCCTGAAACTGCTGGCCGCGCGCGAGCGCCGCCTGAAGAAGTGA
- the ilvA gene encoding threonine ammonia-lyase IlvA, whose amino-acid sequence MSDFQTRFKDAARAAEAAMREVFPATPLQRNVHLSERFEADIYLKREDLSPVRSYKIRGALNAMRKQPDQELFVCASAGNHAQGVAFMCKHMNKRGVIFMPVTTPQQKIQKTRMFGGDNIEVHLTGDYFDDTLAAAQAWCAREGGHFLSPFDDSDVIEGQASIAVEIEEQFGGTPDHVILPVGGGGMSSGVATFFGDAVHCLFVEPNGGACLRAAIAAGHPVALDKVDTFVDGAAVGTIGAQPFDLLKHIPLPDVITISEDRICSTIIEMLNVEGIVLEPAGALAVEALNDVRSWIRGKSVVCVTSGGNFDFERLPEVKERALRYSGIKKYFLLRLPQRPGALKEFLNILGPEDDIARFEYLKKSARNFGSVLIGIETKRPENFAALFSRLDAAGMTYTDITNDETLAQFLI is encoded by the coding sequence ATGAGCGATTTTCAGACCCGGTTCAAAGATGCCGCCCGCGCCGCCGAGGCGGCCATGCGCGAGGTGTTTCCCGCGACGCCCCTGCAGCGCAATGTCCACCTCTCGGAGCGGTTCGAGGCGGATATCTACCTCAAGCGTGAGGACCTGAGCCCGGTCCGTTCCTACAAGATCCGCGGTGCCTTGAACGCCATGCGCAAGCAGCCCGATCAGGAACTGTTCGTCTGCGCCTCGGCTGGCAATCACGCACAGGGCGTGGCCTTCATGTGCAAGCATATGAACAAGCGCGGCGTGATCTTCATGCCGGTCACAACGCCGCAGCAGAAGATCCAGAAGACCCGCATGTTCGGCGGCGACAATATCGAGGTGCACCTGACCGGGGACTATTTCGATGACACGCTGGCCGCCGCGCAGGCGTGGTGCGCGCGCGAGGGCGGGCATTTCCTGTCGCCCTTTGACGACAGTGACGTGATCGAAGGGCAGGCCTCCATCGCGGTGGAGATCGAGGAACAATTCGGCGGCACGCCGGACCATGTGATTCTGCCGGTGGGCGGGGGTGGCATGTCCTCGGGCGTTGCGACCTTCTTTGGCGATGCGGTGCATTGCCTGTTTGTCGAACCCAATGGCGGGGCGTGCCTGCGCGCGGCCATCGCGGCGGGGCATCCGGTTGCGCTCGATAAGGTCGATACCTTTGTCGATGGCGCGGCGGTGGGCACCATCGGGGCGCAGCCTTTTGATCTGCTGAAACACATTCCCTTGCCGGATGTGATCACCATCTCCGAAGACCGCATCTGCTCTACCATCATCGAGATGCTGAATGTCGAAGGCATCGTGCTGGAGCCCGCCGGTGCGCTGGCGGTCGAGGCGCTGAATGATGTGCGATCCTGGATCCGGGGGAAAAGCGTGGTCTGTGTGACCTCGGGCGGAAATTTCGATTTCGAGCGCCTGCCAGAGGTCAAGGAACGGGCGCTGCGCTATTCGGGGATCAAAAAATATTTCCTGTTGCGCCTGCCCCAGCGGCCTGGCGCGCTGAAGGAGTTCCTGAACATCCTCGGTCCCGAGGATGATATCGCCCGGTTCGAGTATCTGAAGAAATCAGCGCGCAATTTTGGCTCGGTCCTGATCGGGATCGAAACCAAGCGGCCAGAGAATTTCGCTGCGCTGTTTTCGCGTCTTGATGCAGCGGGGATGACCTATACGGACATCACCAATGACGAAACACTGGCGCAGTTCCTGATCTAG
- a CDS encoding SCP2 sterol-binding domain-containing protein: MALQDIAAGIQSGLSGKSFDGSLKFDCGEDGVIVLADGTATTEDRETDCTLRLSQENLKKLLTGKLNPMTAVMMGKIKITGDMGVAMKLGKLIG; the protein is encoded by the coding sequence ATGGCCCTTCAAGACATCGCCGCCGGTATCCAGTCCGGCCTGTCCGGCAAAAGCTTTGACGGCTCGCTGAAATTCGACTGCGGCGAGGATGGTGTCATCGTTCTGGCCGATGGCACCGCAACCACCGAAGACCGCGAGACGGACTGCACCCTGCGCCTGTCGCAGGAGAACCTGAAAAAGCTGCTGACCGGCAAATTGAACCCGATGACCGCCGTGATGATGGGCAAGATAAAGATCACTGGTGACATGGGCGTCGCGATGAAACTGGGCAAGCTGATCGGATAA
- a CDS encoding HAD family hydrolase — protein sequence MRIAMWSGPRNLSTAMMYAFGNRGDCAVVDEPFYAAYLKMTGLDHPMREEILESQSQDPNAVADMLLGPIPAAKPVYYQKHMSQHMIPGMPRDWMRDVTNVFLIRHPARVIASYAAKRENPTLDDIGFRQQAELYDLCRSWGQSPVVVDSHDIRHDPAAKLEQMCEAIGLPYSPKMLSWPKGGHKDDGVWAEVWYGAVWTSTGFAGPEGDLPEVPEHLQPVLDAAMPYYEQLKAAKI from the coding sequence ATGCGGATTGCAATGTGGTCGGGGCCGCGGAACCTGTCGACGGCGATGATGTATGCCTTTGGCAACAGGGGCGATTGCGCGGTGGTGGATGAGCCGTTCTATGCCGCCTATCTGAAGATGACCGGGCTGGACCATCCCATGCGGGAGGAGATCCTGGAGAGCCAGAGCCAGGATCCGAACGCGGTCGCCGATATGCTGCTTGGCCCCATACCGGCGGCAAAACCGGTCTATTATCAAAAGCATATGAGCCAGCACATGATTCCCGGAATGCCGCGCGACTGGATGCGGGATGTGACCAATGTCTTCCTGATCCGCCACCCGGCGCGGGTCATCGCCTCTTATGCGGCGAAACGCGAAAACCCGACGCTGGACGATATCGGGTTTCGCCAGCAAGCCGAGCTGTATGATCTCTGCCGCAGCTGGGGGCAGTCGCCAGTGGTGGTGGACAGTCATGACATCCGCCACGATCCCGCCGCCAAGCTGGAACAGATGTGCGAGGCGATCGGTCTGCCTTATTCGCCGAAAATGTTGTCCTGGCCCAAGGGCGGTCACAAGGACGACGGCGTCTGGGCCGAGGTCTGGTACGGTGCGGTCTGGACCTCTACCGGATTCGCAGGCCCCGAAGGCGATCTGCCCGAGGTGCCTGAGCACCTGCAACCGGTGCTGGATGCCGCGATGCCTTACTACGAGCAGCTTAAGGCGGCGAAAATCTGA
- a CDS encoding D-amino acid aminotransferase: MTEKMSTHQAEEDLRNEEILIYVNGRIVPKAEATVSVYDSGFMLGDGVWEGLRLYNGTWAFIDEHLNRLFEAAKAIDLDIGLTPEGVKQAVLDTQKANGMTTDAHARLMVTRGPKTRPFQHPSLSQQGPTMVIIMEHSRPNLPRPINLATVPHIRGLPMSQDPKLNSHSKLNCILACIAAEKAGADEGLMLDVNGFVNTTNACNFFIVRGGEVWTSTGDYCMNGITRQKVIDLCRANDIPVFERNYSLVDTYGADEAFLTGTFGAQTPVGMIDGRQIGTGEMGPMTKRIRALYKALIEKECA, translated from the coding sequence ATGACTGAAAAAATGAGTACCCATCAGGCCGAAGAAGACCTGCGCAACGAAGAGATCCTCATCTATGTGAATGGTCGCATCGTGCCCAAGGCCGAGGCCACCGTCAGCGTCTATGACAGCGGTTTCATGCTGGGCGATGGCGTCTGGGAAGGCTTGCGGCTTTACAACGGAACCTGGGCCTTCATCGACGAGCATCTCAATCGTCTGTTCGAGGCGGCCAAGGCCATTGATCTGGACATTGGCCTCACCCCAGAAGGCGTCAAACAGGCGGTGCTCGACACGCAAAAGGCCAATGGCATGACCACGGACGCCCATGCCCGGCTGATGGTGACGCGCGGTCCGAAAACGCGGCCCTTCCAGCACCCGAGCCTGTCGCAGCAGGGTCCGACCATGGTGATCATCATGGAGCATTCGCGCCCCAACCTGCCGCGCCCGATCAACCTGGCCACGGTGCCCCATATCCGGGGCCTGCCGATGAGCCAGGATCCCAAGCTGAATTCTCATTCCAAACTGAACTGCATCCTGGCCTGTATCGCCGCTGAAAAGGCCGGTGCGGACGAGGGGCTGATGCTGGATGTGAACGGCTTTGTGAACACCACCAACGCCTGCAACTTCTTCATTGTGCGCGGCGGGGAGGTTTGGACCTCGACCGGAGATTACTGCATGAATGGGATCACCCGGCAAAAGGTGATCGATCTCTGCCGTGCCAATGACATTCCGGTGTTCGAGCGTAATTACTCCTTGGTCGATACCTATGGCGCGGATGAGGCCTTTTTGACCGGCACCTTCGGGGCTCAGACGCCGGTGGGGATGATCGACGGGCGCCAGATCGGCACGGGCGAGATGGGCCCTATGACCAAACGGATCCGGGCGCTTTACAAGGCATTGATCGAAAAGGAGTGCGCCTGA